A single genomic interval of Sinorhizobium garamanticum harbors:
- a CDS encoding diacylglycerol/lipid kinase family protein: MKIKAIFNRDGGTFRTTDMEAYGRWVEEVFRAAGHEIEVAAVEAGDMRDMLERTCRRGDLDAIVAGGGDGTISAAAAVAWKNRMPLGVIPAGTMNLFARSLKLPLDIWKAPEVLAHGRIIDGDIGSADGRAFVHQFSMGLHARLVRYRQSYRFASRLGKIGASTRAAVGVIFNPPDFEIEFDADGHKERRHVSVISVSNNHFGHATLMYADDVTSGHLGFYTAPPLKPAGVAKLAFDILRGKFRASTLITEMSAIAVDLHFPKVDRKINCVIDGELLPMGRDVALRIHPGELKLLVGA; the protein is encoded by the coding sequence ATGAAAATCAAGGCCATCTTCAATCGAGATGGGGGAACCTTCCGTACAACGGACATGGAGGCATACGGCAGGTGGGTGGAAGAGGTCTTTCGCGCTGCCGGACATGAGATCGAAGTCGCCGCGGTCGAGGCCGGCGACATGCGGGATATGCTGGAAAGAACCTGCCGGCGGGGCGATCTCGATGCAATCGTCGCCGGCGGCGGCGACGGGACGATTTCGGCAGCCGCCGCAGTCGCGTGGAAGAATCGCATGCCGCTCGGAGTCATCCCGGCCGGCACGATGAACCTTTTCGCGCGCTCGTTGAAGCTGCCGCTCGATATCTGGAAGGCGCCGGAGGTTCTCGCTCATGGCAGGATCATCGATGGCGATATCGGCAGCGCCGATGGCCGCGCCTTTGTTCATCAGTTTTCCATGGGCTTGCATGCCCGTCTGGTGCGGTATCGCCAATCCTACCGTTTCGCTTCGCGGCTTGGAAAGATCGGTGCAAGCACACGCGCGGCGGTCGGCGTTATCTTCAACCCACCGGATTTTGAAATCGAGTTCGATGCCGACGGTCACAAGGAGCGCCGGCATGTTTCGGTGATTTCAGTCTCGAACAACCATTTCGGCCATGCCACGTTGATGTACGCGGACGACGTGACGAGCGGGCATCTCGGCTTCTACACCGCGCCGCCTCTGAAGCCTGCCGGCGTCGCGAAGCTTGCCTTCGATATCCTGCGCGGCAAGTTCCGCGCGAGCACCTTGATCACGGAGATGAGCGCCATCGCAGTCGATCTGCATTTCCCGAAGGTCGACCGGAAGATCAATTGCGTCATCGACGGCGAGCTTCTGCCGATGGGACGGGACGTGGCGCTCCGCATTCATCCTGGCGAGCTGAAGCTGCTGGTGGGAGCCTAG
- a CDS encoding lysylphosphatidylglycerol synthase domain-containing protein, which translates to MNSDWQFSQRSWLARNRMVLISVAAIAAYAIFVEWFWGWSTLMRQWAEIGIWSVLAALALLISTYFIRCFRIYDYFPEHAAGRFLPLFRVTQVHNLLNIMLPFRAGETSFPLLMRSEFGVPLVHGTSALLVMRLLDLHALLTVAAIGLVIESGDALIAWLAWTLAFLSPLAFFLLKGKVLTLVHRLAPAKLATVVDEVEAGLPDHIPGFLRAWAMTMLNWGVKVVVLAWVLAIMGVAPLAACFGGALGGELSSVLPVHAPAGAGTYPAAIAAGAISFGALGDHAALELLGRASVNAHLLVIVSAVAGTMLSLLLRRKS; encoded by the coding sequence ATGAATTCGGACTGGCAGTTCAGTCAGCGATCGTGGCTTGCGCGCAACCGCATGGTGCTGATTTCCGTGGCCGCGATCGCGGCTTACGCGATCTTTGTCGAGTGGTTCTGGGGCTGGTCGACCCTGATGCGCCAGTGGGCCGAAATCGGGATATGGTCGGTGCTTGCCGCACTCGCCCTCTTGATCTCCACCTACTTCATTCGCTGCTTTCGCATCTACGATTATTTCCCGGAGCATGCCGCAGGGCGGTTCCTGCCTCTGTTTCGCGTCACGCAGGTCCACAATCTGCTCAACATCATGTTGCCGTTTCGGGCCGGTGAAACGAGCTTTCCCCTGCTGATGCGCTCCGAATTCGGGGTGCCGCTCGTGCATGGTACGTCGGCGCTGCTCGTCATGCGGCTGCTCGATCTGCATGCCTTGCTGACGGTCGCCGCGATTGGCCTCGTGATCGAAAGCGGCGATGCATTGATCGCCTGGCTCGCCTGGACACTCGCCTTCCTTTCACCGCTCGCATTCTTTCTCCTGAAGGGAAAGGTTCTCACGCTTGTGCACCGCCTGGCGCCAGCGAAACTTGCGACCGTGGTCGACGAGGTGGAAGCGGGCCTGCCGGACCACATCCCTGGCTTCCTGCGCGCATGGGCGATGACCATGCTCAACTGGGGCGTCAAGGTCGTGGTTCTTGCCTGGGTGCTTGCTATCATGGGAGTGGCGCCGCTTGCCGCCTGCTTCGGCGGTGCCCTTGGCGGCGAGCTCTCCTCGGTCCTGCCGGTCCATGCCCCGGCGGGGGCAGGCACCTATCCGGCGGCGATTGCCGCCGGAGCGATCTCCTTCGGAGCGCTGGGCGATCACGCCGCCTTGGAACTACTCGGCCGGGCCAGCGTCAACGCGCACCTGCTCGTCATCGTGTCGGCCGTCGCCGGCACGATGCTTTCACTCCTGTTGCGGCGAAAATCGTGA
- a CDS encoding ArnT family glycosyltransferase, with the protein MLEALDRRPNAAFVALAGYFLLCIVLRLAVSNSLEIDEAGVALQSQFLQLGYGPQPPFYNWLQYGLAQSIGTSLATLSVLKNSLLFFSCLFYGLAARLVLSNWRLSAMAMLGVLTLPPVFLLAQRDLSHTVAALFTVSLFVYGFLRTLTRPTLFSYVLTGIAVGTGIISKYNFVLIPISAIIAVLPERDLRTRIFDWRILPAIAIAGLIVLPHSYWLLQNLGFASGGTLNEMREHEAQGRLMQALRGTYALGSAIIGGGLVPALVFGLVFRGKARVIWQAESQWSRIVGRMIAICLLAVLLIVLGVAATHIREKWLVLYLMLVPLYLCLKIEAAKIDLTHAFRRFFLLVAFLALTALAIVSARAIVRPWFGDYSRLNIPYGAFVEAVTQAEGGQPALVVTNDKQIAGNLRTQLSAALVTMPKLNKLPVDMTKRPLLVVWHDDTAQEAPIPDLLKDTLKASTIPETAMTPRHLALPYIYGAGSDRYAFSYIWIAE; encoded by the coding sequence ATGCTTGAAGCCCTCGATCGACGCCCCAATGCGGCCTTCGTCGCGCTGGCGGGTTATTTCCTGTTGTGCATCGTCTTGCGTCTTGCCGTGTCGAACTCTCTGGAGATCGACGAGGCTGGCGTGGCACTCCAGTCACAGTTCCTGCAACTGGGATATGGGCCGCAGCCCCCTTTTTATAACTGGCTGCAATACGGTCTGGCGCAATCGATCGGCACGTCGCTTGCGACGCTGTCCGTTCTCAAGAACAGTCTCCTGTTTTTCTCCTGCCTTTTTTACGGTCTAGCGGCACGCCTTGTCCTCAGTAACTGGCGCCTTTCGGCGATGGCTATGCTTGGCGTACTGACGCTGCCGCCTGTATTCCTGCTGGCGCAGCGCGATCTCTCGCACACAGTCGCCGCGCTCTTCACGGTGTCGCTCTTTGTTTACGGCTTCCTGAGAACGCTCACACGGCCCACCTTGTTCTCATACGTGCTGACAGGAATCGCTGTCGGCACCGGCATAATCTCGAAGTACAACTTCGTGTTGATCCCGATCTCGGCGATAATAGCGGTCCTGCCGGAGCGCGACTTGCGAACTCGCATCTTCGATTGGCGGATCCTGCCGGCGATCGCGATCGCCGGCCTCATCGTTCTGCCCCACAGCTACTGGCTCTTGCAAAATCTCGGTTTCGCTTCGGGCGGTACCTTGAACGAGATGAGGGAACATGAGGCGCAGGGGCGTTTGATGCAGGCCTTGCGCGGAACCTACGCACTCGGATCAGCGATCATCGGCGGCGGCCTCGTTCCTGCGCTTGTGTTCGGCCTTGTCTTTCGCGGCAAGGCGCGGGTGATCTGGCAGGCGGAAAGCCAGTGGAGCCGGATCGTGGGACGGATGATCGCGATCTGCCTGCTTGCGGTGCTGCTCATCGTGCTGGGTGTCGCAGCAACGCATATACGCGAAAAATGGCTTGTTCTCTATCTCATGCTTGTTCCGCTTTATCTTTGCCTCAAAATCGAAGCGGCGAAGATCGATCTCACCCACGCGTTCAGGCGCTTCTTCCTATTGGTGGCTTTTCTCGCACTGACTGCACTCGCCATCGTGTCGGCGCGCGCGATCGTGCGGCCATGGTTCGGCGACTATTCAAGGCTGAATATCCCCTATGGCGCCTTCGTCGAAGCGGTTACTCAGGCGGAGGGCGGGCAGCCGGCGCTCGTGGTTACCAATGACAAGCAGATTGCGGGAAATCTTCGCACGCAGCTCAGCGCCGCGCTGGTCACCATGCCTAAGCTCAATAAGCTTCCGGTCGACATGACGAAGAGGCCGCTTCTGGTTGTCTGGCACGACGACACAGCCCAGGAGGCGCCCATTCCCGACCTTCTGAAGGACACGCTCAAGGCTTCCACCATCCCGGAGACGGCGATGACGCCGCGCCACCTCGCCCTCCCCTACATTTATGGGGCCGGCTCGGATCGTTACGCCTTCAGCTATATCTGGATCGCGGAGTGA
- a CDS encoding glutathione S-transferase N-terminal domain-containing protein, protein MTAPIELYYWPTPNGWKITIMLEELGVPYVVKYINIGRGEQFAPDFLKIAPNNRMPAIIDPDGPGGQPISVFESGAILQYLGRKYGKFYPADERSRVEVDQWLFWQMGGLGPMAGQAHHFRQYAPEKIEYAINRYTNEANRLYGVMNKRLADRPFLAGDYSIADMACIGWVIPHENQGQDLNDFPHLKRWFDAVLARPAVQKAIEVGKEERARQKSLAEDEEAQKILFGQRAR, encoded by the coding sequence ATGACTGCTCCGATCGAGCTTTATTACTGGCCGACCCCAAACGGGTGGAAAATCACGATCATGTTGGAGGAACTCGGCGTTCCCTACGTGGTCAAATACATCAATATCGGGCGCGGCGAACAGTTCGCTCCGGATTTCCTGAAGATCGCACCCAATAACAGAATGCCGGCGATCATCGATCCTGATGGCCCGGGCGGTCAGCCGATCTCGGTCTTCGAGTCGGGGGCGATCCTGCAATATCTCGGGCGCAAATACGGGAAGTTCTATCCTGCCGACGAGCGATCCCGTGTCGAAGTCGATCAATGGCTCTTCTGGCAGATGGGCGGCCTCGGTCCCATGGCGGGACAGGCGCATCATTTCCGCCAATACGCGCCCGAAAAGATCGAATACGCGATCAATCGCTATACCAACGAGGCCAACCGTCTCTATGGCGTGATGAACAAGCGCCTCGCCGACCGGCCGTTCCTGGCTGGCGACTACTCGATTGCCGACATGGCCTGTATCGGCTGGGTGATCCCGCACGAGAATCAGGGGCAGGATCTGAATGACTTCCCGCATCTGAAGCGCTGGTTCGACGCGGTGCTTGCGCGGCCTGCCGTTCAGAAGGCGATCGAAGTGGGCAAGGAAGAGCGCGCCCGTCAGAAGAGTCTCGCCGAGGACGAGGAGGCGCAGAAAATCCTGTTTGGCCAACGGGCACGTTAG
- a CDS encoding DUF2147 domain-containing protein: MIRTLLIASAIACSTAASVLAAEPIVGNWKTASGATAEIAPCGGAYCITLKTGKHAGKRIGNLAGTDGSYSGEITDPESDKTYSGSGAINGNSLKMKGCVLRVLCKSQTWTRL, from the coding sequence ATGATTCGCACATTGCTCATCGCGTCGGCCATTGCCTGCAGCACCGCGGCCTCGGTCCTTGCAGCAGAACCGATCGTCGGCAATTGGAAGACAGCGAGCGGCGCCACGGCCGAAATCGCGCCATGCGGCGGCGCTTACTGCATCACTTTGAAAACCGGGAAGCACGCGGGCAAGCGCATCGGCAATCTCGCCGGAACCGACGGCAGCTATAGCGGCGAAATCACCGATCCGGAAAGCGACAAGACCTATAGCGGTTCGGGCGCCATCAACGGCAATTCGCTGAAGATGAAAGGCTGCGTGCTGCGGGTGCTTTGCAAATCGCAGACCTGGACGCGGCTTTAG
- a CDS encoding glycosyltransferase family 2 protein, protein MSHTEEPMAALADKIEVIELSVVVPVFNEEDSVGPLVARIRDALAGFTKPWELILVDDGSTDGTLANARAELFRADLSLKIIELQKNFGQTAAMQAGIDAASGRLIATLDGDLQNDPNDIPRMVEAIEERKLDLLVGWRKNRRDGLLLRKIPSWCANRLIGKITGVRLHDYGCSLKVYRASIIKQVKLMGEMHRFIPAWVAGVVPSSRIGEMPVTHHARHFGASKYGLSRTFRVILDLLAVLFFMRYKARPGHFFGSIGLATGGLSALILFYLAIDKFILGNDIGTRPMLTVGVMLFLSSIQLITTGILSEMMARAYFRDDETTSYIVRQVFEKEEPHA, encoded by the coding sequence TTGAGTCACACTGAAGAACCCATGGCGGCTCTTGCCGATAAAATCGAGGTCATCGAGCTGTCAGTCGTTGTCCCCGTGTTCAACGAAGAGGACAGCGTCGGGCCACTGGTTGCGCGTATTCGTGACGCATTGGCCGGCTTCACCAAGCCGTGGGAACTGATCCTTGTGGATGACGGCAGTACCGATGGTACTCTTGCCAACGCCCGCGCCGAACTTTTTCGTGCGGACTTGAGCCTGAAGATCATCGAACTGCAGAAGAATTTCGGTCAGACCGCCGCCATGCAGGCCGGTATCGATGCCGCGTCCGGACGATTGATCGCGACCCTCGACGGCGACCTGCAGAATGACCCCAATGACATTCCGCGCATGGTCGAGGCGATCGAAGAACGCAAACTAGACCTGCTCGTCGGATGGAGAAAGAACCGCCGAGACGGTCTGCTGCTCAGGAAAATTCCTTCCTGGTGCGCCAACCGGCTCATCGGCAAGATCACCGGCGTCAGGCTCCACGACTATGGTTGCAGCCTCAAGGTTTATCGCGCGTCGATCATCAAGCAAGTCAAGCTGATGGGCGAAATGCACCGCTTCATCCCTGCGTGGGTGGCCGGTGTCGTGCCCAGCAGCCGGATCGGCGAGATGCCGGTTACCCATCACGCCCGCCACTTCGGTGCGTCGAAATACGGGCTCTCGCGCACGTTCCGCGTTATTCTCGATCTCTTGGCCGTGCTCTTCTTCATGCGCTACAAAGCGCGTCCCGGCCATTTTTTCGGATCCATCGGGCTTGCGACCGGCGGCTTGAGCGCACTCATCCTCTTCTATCTGGCCATCGACAAGTTCATTCTCGGCAACGACATCGGCACCCGCCCAATGCTGACCGTCGGCGTGATGCTGTTTCTGTCTTCGATCCAGCTCATCACCACCGGCATCCTTTCGGAAATGATGGCCCGCGCCTACTTCCGCGACGACGAGACGACAAGCTATATCGTGCGCCAAGTCTTCGAAAAGGAAGAGCCGCATGCTTGA
- a CDS encoding SEL1-like repeat protein, with amino-acid sequence MARFDMQIASDAAMGGENRADALCEMGLAYATGRGRPVDLVAAHKWLNIAAIKGSDRAADLRADLAATMSKTDLAAALRAAREWMTVH; translated from the coding sequence ATGGCACGCTTTGACATGCAAATCGCTTCGGACGCCGCCATGGGTGGCGAAAACCGCGCGGACGCGCTTTGTGAAATGGGCCTGGCCTATGCGACGGGCCGTGGCCGTCCGGTCGATCTCGTCGCTGCCCACAAGTGGCTTAACATTGCCGCCATCAAGGGATCCGACCGCGCTGCGGACTTGCGCGCCGACCTTGCGGCAACGATGAGCAAGACCGATCTTGCCGCCGCGTTGCGTGCCGCACGCGAATGGATGACGGTACACTGA
- a CDS encoding winged helix-turn-helix transcriptional regulator, whose amino-acid sequence MSRPRAKLTNTFPGCPVESALSFIDGKWKGVILYHLMVEGTLRFNELRRRLPSVTQRMLTKQLRELEEAGLLSRTVFPVVPPRVDYALTPRGESLRPVIMALKAWGDENVLCDGDRMTLKPLENRPAVRPKFEHT is encoded by the coding sequence ATGTCCCGGCCGCGCGCGAAACTGACGAACACATTCCCGGGTTGCCCGGTGGAGTCGGCGCTGAGCTTCATCGACGGCAAATGGAAGGGCGTCATCCTCTATCATCTGATGGTCGAGGGCACGTTGCGCTTCAACGAACTGCGGCGGAGATTGCCGAGCGTGACGCAGCGGATGCTCACCAAGCAGTTGCGCGAACTGGAGGAGGCAGGGCTTCTTTCGCGCACTGTTTTCCCGGTCGTCCCGCCGCGTGTCGACTACGCCTTGACGCCCAGGGGAGAAAGCTTGAGGCCCGTGATCATGGCGCTGAAAGCCTGGGGCGATGAAAACGTTCTTTGCGACGGCGATCGCATGACGCTGAAGCCGCTTGAAAATCGGCCGGCTGTGCGACCCAAATTCGAGCACACCTGA
- a CDS encoding pyridoxal phosphate-dependent aminotransferase — translation MSAFTRFTPLIQSLPATIPFVGPEAIERQRGRKVAARIGANESGFGPANSVLLAMQQAAGETWKYADPENYELKQALAGHLGISPANIAIGEGIDGLLGQIVRLVIEPGMPVVTSFGAYPTFNYHVAGHGGRLVTVPYADDREDLDGLLAAVKRENAPLVYFANPDNPMGSWWPAERIVEFAKALPETTLLVLDEAYSETAPPESIPAIDSLIDKPNVIRTRTFSKAYGLAGARVGYALATPGTAVAFDKIRNHFGMNRVGAAAAIAALADQRYLQEVVVKIAASRDRISQIARDSGLQPLPSATNFVAIDCGRDAFHARAIVDRLMSDHGVFIRMPGVAPLNRCIRISTGPEAEMDLLETALPAVLRILAAAT, via the coding sequence ATGTCCGCATTCACCCGCTTCACACCGCTTATCCAGTCTTTGCCAGCAACCATTCCCTTCGTCGGGCCTGAAGCGATCGAGCGCCAGCGCGGCCGCAAGGTTGCCGCGCGCATCGGCGCCAACGAAAGCGGATTCGGCCCGGCAAATTCGGTGCTGCTCGCCATGCAGCAAGCGGCCGGAGAAACCTGGAAATATGCCGATCCGGAAAATTACGAACTTAAACAGGCCCTCGCAGGGCATCTGGGAATTTCTCCCGCCAACATCGCGATCGGCGAAGGCATCGACGGCTTGCTCGGCCAGATCGTCCGCCTTGTCATCGAGCCCGGCATGCCGGTGGTGACGTCGTTCGGTGCCTACCCGACGTTCAACTACCATGTCGCCGGGCACGGCGGGCGCCTGGTTACCGTCCCTTATGCCGACGATCGAGAAGACCTCGACGGATTGCTTGCCGCCGTCAAGCGCGAGAACGCACCGCTCGTCTACTTCGCGAACCCCGACAACCCGATGGGGAGCTGGTGGCCCGCCGAAAGAATCGTCGAATTCGCAAAAGCCCTGCCGGAAACGACGCTCCTCGTCCTTGACGAAGCCTACAGCGAAACGGCGCCGCCAGAGTCGATACCGGCGATCGACAGCTTGATCGACAAGCCGAACGTCATACGCACGCGCACTTTTTCCAAGGCCTATGGACTCGCCGGGGCGCGCGTCGGTTACGCGCTTGCAACGCCCGGCACGGCCGTGGCGTTCGACAAGATTCGCAATCATTTCGGGATGAACCGTGTCGGCGCCGCCGCAGCGATTGCTGCCCTTGCTGACCAGCGTTATCTCCAGGAAGTCGTCGTGAAAATAGCGGCGTCGCGCGACCGAATCTCTCAGATTGCGCGCGACAGCGGGCTCCAGCCATTGCCATCGGCCACAAATTTCGTCGCCATCGACTGCGGACGGGACGCGTTCCATGCGCGGGCGATCGTCGACCGGCTGATGAGCGACCACGGTGTTTTCATCCGCATGCCGGGCGTTGCCCCGCTCAATCGCTGCATTCGGATCAGCACCGGACCCGAAGCTGAAATGGACCTGCTCGAAACAGCTCTGCCCGCCGTTCTCAGGATTCTCGCGGCAGCTACCTGA
- a CDS encoding AMP nucleosidase, whose product MNKRISSNSVLSTATPEPFEPHLFEDPAEAVDCLEAIYERNTRFLREAFEGLGKSDAPLTRFRACYPQVSIETSSFGHVDSRLSFGYVSAPGVYTTTITRPKLFRHYLKEQLGHLMRNHGVGVTVSESSTPIPLHFAFGEGAHVEASAAETIDIPLRDLFDAPDLTTTDDEIANGSYEPGPGEPSPLAPFTAQRIDYSLARLSHYTASSPTHFQNFVLFTNYQFYVDEFCAWARKQMAEGGNGYTAFVEPGNIVTPAGADRPDADYTPGRLPQMPAYHLKKKGHGGISMVNIGVGPSNAKTITDHIAVLRPHVWLMLGHCAGLRNSQRLGDYVLAHAYMREDHVLDDDLPVWIPLPALAEVQVALQDAVAEVTGYKGYDLKQIMRTGTVATIDNRNWELRDQRGPVKRLSQARAIALDMESATIAANGFRFRVPYGTLLCVSDKPLHGELKLPGMASAFYRTQISQHLKIGILALQKLAAMPPEKLHSRKLRSFYETSFQ is encoded by the coding sequence ATGAACAAACGAATCTCTTCAAACTCCGTTCTCTCCACCGCAACCCCTGAACCATTCGAGCCGCACCTCTTCGAGGATCCGGCCGAGGCTGTCGATTGCCTGGAGGCCATTTACGAACGCAACACCCGCTTCCTCCGCGAGGCGTTCGAAGGGCTTGGAAAGAGCGATGCGCCGCTCACCCGGTTCCGTGCCTGCTATCCGCAGGTTAGCATCGAGACGAGTAGTTTCGGCCACGTCGATTCCAGGCTTTCGTTCGGCTATGTCAGTGCGCCCGGAGTCTACACGACCACGATCACCCGACCAAAGCTCTTTCGCCACTATTTGAAGGAGCAACTCGGACACCTGATGCGCAACCACGGCGTGGGTGTCACCGTATCCGAATCGTCGACCCCGATACCGTTGCATTTCGCCTTCGGCGAGGGCGCTCATGTCGAGGCATCGGCTGCCGAGACCATCGACATTCCGCTACGCGACCTGTTCGACGCGCCTGACCTGACGACGACCGACGACGAAATCGCCAACGGGTCCTATGAGCCGGGCCCCGGCGAACCCTCGCCGCTTGCCCCGTTCACCGCGCAGCGCATCGATTATTCGCTGGCCCGCCTCAGCCACTACACGGCGAGCAGCCCCACGCATTTCCAAAACTTCGTTCTCTTCACGAACTATCAGTTTTATGTCGACGAGTTTTGCGCCTGGGCCCGTAAACAGATGGCAGAGGGCGGCAACGGTTACACCGCTTTCGTCGAGCCCGGCAACATCGTGACACCCGCAGGTGCCGACAGGCCGGATGCCGACTATACCCCCGGCCGCCTGCCCCAGATGCCAGCCTACCACCTGAAGAAGAAGGGGCACGGCGGCATCAGCATGGTCAACATCGGTGTCGGTCCGTCCAACGCCAAGACGATTACCGACCATATCGCCGTCCTGCGCCCGCATGTCTGGCTGATGCTCGGTCACTGCGCCGGCCTCAGGAACAGCCAGCGTCTCGGCGACTATGTTCTGGCGCATGCCTATATGCGCGAGGACCACGTGCTCGACGACGATCTGCCGGTCTGGATTCCGCTGCCGGCGCTCGCGGAAGTGCAGGTTGCGTTGCAGGACGCCGTGGCCGAGGTGACCGGCTACAAAGGCTACGACCTCAAGCAGATCATGCGCACGGGCACGGTCGCCACGATCGATAACCGCAACTGGGAACTGCGCGACCAGCGCGGCCCGGTCAAGCGTCTGTCTCAAGCGCGCGCAATCGCGCTCGACATGGAGTCGGCAACGATCGCGGCCAACGGCTTCCGTTTCCGTGTGCCTTACGGCACGCTGCTGTGCGTATCGGACAAACCGCTGCACGGCGAATTGAAGCTGCCCGGCATGGCGAGCGCCTTTTACCGGACGCAGATCAGCCAGCATCTGAAGATCGGCATCCTGGCCTTGCAGAAGCTCGCGGCTATGCCGCCGGAGAAATTACATTCGCGCAAGCTCAGAAGCTTCTACGAAACCTCGTTCCAGTAG
- a CDS encoding PilZ domain-containing protein, which yields MLQSTMYSLVPSPLYERKYERFSIGQAGTLMSVRPALGGVSIRACKMIDISRGGASFSVTTTIGLSQHYYLHIVGTKFRIGCAEVYRKGERVGVQFIKMLDEAFLHEIVRHEFFTGQSKKAPSNLPTASRRPASVNWGFVE from the coding sequence ATGCTGCAGTCGACCATGTACTCGCTCGTCCCCTCGCCGCTCTACGAGCGCAAGTATGAGCGCTTTTCGATAGGCCAGGCTGGCACGCTGATGTCGGTGCGACCGGCTCTTGGCGGCGTCTCCATACGCGCCTGCAAAATGATCGATATCTCCCGAGGCGGCGCGAGCTTTTCCGTGACCACGACAATCGGGTTGTCGCAGCACTACTATCTCCATATCGTCGGTACGAAATTTAGAATCGGCTGCGCCGAGGTCTACCGCAAGGGAGAGCGCGTCGGCGTGCAATTCATCAAGATGCTCGACGAGGCATTCCTGCACGAAATCGTGCGCCACGAATTTTTCACCGGACAGAGCAAGAAGGCTCCGTCCAACCTGCCAACGGCCTCGCGTCGTCCTGCATCAGTCAACTGGGGCTTTGTCGAGTGA
- a CDS encoding zinc-binding alcohol dehydrogenase family protein produces MRAVAYKTPQPITAETALIDVDLPVPSPEDRDLLVEIKAVSVNPVDTKVRASVQPEPNQPKVLGWDAAGVVKAVGPKVTLFQEGDEVFYAGALDRPGTNAEFHLVDERIVGRKPKSLGFAAAAALPLTAITAWETLFDRLKINDPVPGAANAVLIIGGAGGVGSITIQLLRALTNLTVIATASRPETREWALKLGAHQVLDHSRPLASEIEQLALGAPAFVFSTTNTDKHIGEIVKLIAPQGRFALIDDLPVLDVMPFKRKAVSTHWEMMFARPLFKTPDMIEQHNLLNRVAELVDSGKIRTTLAETLGPINAANLRKAHQMIETGRTRGKLVLEGFE; encoded by the coding sequence ATGCGTGCCGTCGCTTACAAGACACCGCAACCGATCACGGCGGAAACCGCACTGATCGACGTCGATCTGCCTGTGCCTTCACCGGAAGACCGCGATCTTCTGGTCGAGATCAAAGCGGTTTCGGTCAATCCCGTTGACACGAAAGTGCGTGCCAGCGTTCAGCCGGAGCCGAACCAACCGAAGGTACTCGGCTGGGATGCCGCCGGCGTCGTCAAGGCCGTCGGTCCGAAAGTAACCTTGTTTCAAGAGGGAGACGAAGTGTTCTACGCCGGCGCTCTCGACCGGCCCGGCACCAATGCCGAGTTTCATCTGGTCGACGAGCGCATCGTCGGGCGAAAGCCGAAGTCGCTCGGCTTTGCCGCGGCCGCCGCGTTGCCGCTGACCGCGATCACCGCTTGGGAAACGCTGTTTGACCGCCTCAAGATCAACGATCCGGTGCCGGGTGCCGCTAATGCCGTGCTGATCATCGGCGGCGCCGGCGGCGTCGGATCGATCACCATCCAATTGTTGCGCGCCTTGACCAACCTCACCGTGATTGCAACCGCCTCACGGCCCGAAACCCGGGAGTGGGCGCTGAAACTCGGCGCCCACCAGGTCCTTGACCACAGCCGTCCGCTTGCCAGCGAGATCGAGCAGCTTGCGCTTGGCGCACCCGCCTTCGTGTTCTCGACCACCAATACCGACAAGCATATCGGCGAAATCGTCAAGCTGATCGCACCGCAGGGCCGTTTCGCGCTCATCGACGATCTTCCGGTGCTCGATGTCATGCCGTTCAAGCGCAAGGCGGTATCGACTCACTGGGAGATGATGTTTGCCCGTCCGCTGTTCAAAACACCCGACATGATCGAGCAGCACAACCTGCTCAACCGCGTCGCGGAACTCGTCGACAGCGGCAAGATTCGCACGACGTTGGCTGAAACGCTCGGTCCGATCAATGCCGCCAACCTCAGGAAGGCACATCAAATGATCGAGACTGGCCGCACGCGCGGCAAGCTCGTGCTGGAAGGATTTGAGTAA